The Roseibium sp. Sym1 nucleotide sequence TCGTCATGGCCGACGACTTCGACAGCGCGACCCGCTCGGCAGCTTTCGGCGGCAACACGACCGTCATGCCGTTCTGTTTTCAGGACAAGGGCCAGAGCCTGCGGGACGCGCTGGCCTGGTATCATGGCCTGGCGGACGGCAACTGCCACGTCGATGTCAGCTTTCACCTGATCGTCTCCGATCCGACACCGCATGTGCTGGGTCAGGAACTGCCGGCGCTTGCCGAAGAAGGCTACACCTCGTTCAAGATGTTCATGACCTACGAAGGCCTGAAGCTGACGGACCGGGAAATTCTGGAAACGATGACCGCCGCCAAGCGCTCCGGGGCGCGCGCGATGATCCACGCGGAAAATGACGACGCGATCGGTTTCCTGCGCGACCAAGCGGAAATGGCCGGAAACACGGCTCCCCGGTTCCATGCCACCACCCGCCCGATCCCGGTTGAGCGGGAAGCCACCCACCGCGCCATCAGCCTGGCGGAAATCGCCGGGGTTCCGCTGGTGATCGTTCATGTGTCGAACCGCGAGGCCATGGAGGAAATTTCAAGGGCACGCGCACGTGGGCTGAAGGTCTACGGCGAGACCTGCCCCCAGTATCTCGTGCTGACCGCGGAAGATCTCGACATTCCGGAAGGTGCGAAGAATGTCTGTTCTCCGCCGCCACGGGACAAGGCCAGCCAGGTTGCCTGCTGGGAGGGCATCGAACAGGGTATCTTCGACCTGTTCTCCTCGGACCATTGCCCGTTCCGCTATGAAGACACGTCCGGCAAGAAGCACCCCAAGGGCCGCCAGAGCTTCCGCTGGATCCCGAACGGAATTCC carries:
- the hydA gene encoding dihydropyrimidinase produces the protein MSPYDTVIRAGTIVTASDTFDADIGIRAGRIVAIAEDLGDCPDTIDAAGLLVMPGGIDSHVHISQPSGEGVVMADDFDSATRSAAFGGNTTVMPFCFQDKGQSLRDALAWYHGLADGNCHVDVSFHLIVSDPTPHVLGQELPALAEEGYTSFKMFMTYEGLKLTDREILETMTAAKRSGARAMIHAENDDAIGFLRDQAEMAGNTAPRFHATTRPIPVEREATHRAISLAEIAGVPLVIVHVSNREAMEEISRARARGLKVYGETCPQYLVLTAEDLDIPEGAKNVCSPPPRDKASQVACWEGIEQGIFDLFSSDHCPFRYEDTSGKKHPKGRQSFRWIPNGIPGVETRLPILFSEGVGKGRISLQRFVSLTSTNHARQYGLYPRKGTIAIGADADIVLWDPEQERTISQDILHHGADYTPYEGFKVTGWPVLTMVRGQTVVKDGTLAASATGLHVAREKPGD